The Chryseobacterium sp. 52 genome includes a region encoding these proteins:
- a CDS encoding type IA DNA topoisomerase encodes MKLCIAEKPSVARDIAKVLGATVLKQGYMEGNGYCVTWTFGHLCTLKEPHDYGPQYKSWNLFLLPIIPSNFGIKLIPNKGVENQFKVIERLVGECDEVINCGDAGQEGELIQRWVLQKAKCNKPVQRLWISSLTEEAIKEGFEKLKPAEDYKNLYLAGNARAIGDWLLGINATRLFTKKFGGNKAVLSIGRVQTPTLAMLVQRQKEIDAFTTEEYWELKTKYRDVIFNAAIDRLKTLDRAEKGLEYLKVNPFEIVSFEIKEGKEKNLRLFDLTGLQVEANKKYGYSADSTLKYIQSLYEKKHVTYPRVDTTYLSESLYPKIEGILQKMHFYQELVAPLLEQPIPKSKAVFDDAKVTDHHAIIPTEVQPSQNLSREEKLIYDLVAKRFISVFYPECKISNTLVEGKVGTIPFKTSGRQILEPGWRAVYAKEPKEESTDKEKDKEEEQTIPEFTVGETGPHDPMIHQGKTSPPKPYTEATLLRAMETAGKQVEDEELRELLKNNGIGRPSTRANIIETLFKRQYIEKKRKNLIATQTGIQLIDTIEDELLKSPELTGEWESKLRKIESGEYEANQFKEELIQMVSELTKKVVYGKGKVITLQEEEKVEEKKKREPAVKKELQSWEETKCPKCKDHHLIKGKAAVGCSDFKNCGFKITFDIFGKKLSDKQLLDLVVKGKTSKLKGFTTHSEGLAEGILTLTEDFQVQLA; translated from the coding sequence ATGAAACTTTGTATTGCCGAAAAACCAAGTGTTGCCAGAGATATTGCCAAAGTATTGGGCGCTACCGTGCTGAAACAAGGTTATATGGAAGGAAACGGCTATTGCGTGACATGGACGTTCGGACATCTTTGTACTTTGAAGGAACCTCATGATTACGGTCCTCAGTACAAATCCTGGAATCTGTTTTTATTACCCATCATTCCCAGCAATTTTGGAATCAAATTAATTCCCAATAAAGGCGTTGAAAATCAGTTTAAAGTGATTGAAAGGCTGGTCGGAGAATGCGATGAGGTCATCAACTGTGGTGATGCCGGGCAGGAGGGAGAACTCATCCAGCGTTGGGTATTGCAGAAAGCAAAATGCAACAAACCTGTTCAGCGTTTATGGATTTCGTCCCTTACGGAAGAGGCTATTAAAGAAGGTTTTGAGAAATTAAAACCGGCAGAAGATTATAAAAATCTATACCTGGCCGGAAATGCCAGAGCGATAGGAGATTGGCTGTTGGGAATCAATGCAACCCGATTGTTCACCAAGAAATTTGGAGGTAATAAAGCCGTTCTTTCCATTGGTAGAGTGCAGACGCCTACATTGGCGATGCTTGTTCAGCGTCAGAAAGAAATTGATGCTTTTACCACCGAAGAATATTGGGAGCTGAAAACCAAGTACCGCGATGTTATTTTCAATGCAGCAATTGACAGGCTGAAAACCTTAGACCGCGCCGAGAAAGGTTTGGAATATCTTAAAGTCAATCCTTTTGAAATTGTTTCTTTTGAAATTAAAGAAGGGAAAGAAAAAAACCTCAGACTTTTCGATTTGACCGGACTTCAGGTAGAAGCCAACAAAAAATACGGATATTCTGCGGACAGTACATTGAAATATATTCAGAGTCTTTACGAGAAAAAACATGTGACTTATCCACGTGTAGATACCACTTATCTATCGGAAAGTCTTTATCCGAAAATTGAAGGTATTCTTCAGAAAATGCATTTCTATCAGGAACTGGTTGCCCCATTACTGGAACAGCCTATTCCAAAATCCAAAGCCGTTTTTGATGATGCAAAAGTAACGGATCACCACGCTATTATTCCTACGGAAGTTCAGCCATCACAGAACTTAAGCAGAGAAGAAAAGCTGATCTATGATCTGGTGGCCAAACGTTTTATCTCTGTTTTCTATCCTGAATGTAAAATTTCAAATACTCTGGTAGAAGGAAAAGTAGGAACAATTCCTTTTAAAACAAGTGGAAGACAGATTCTGGAACCGGGTTGGAGAGCGGTTTATGCAAAAGAGCCTAAAGAAGAATCAACGGATAAGGAAAAAGATAAAGAAGAGGAACAAACCATCCCTGAATTCACGGTTGGAGAAACCGGACCTCATGACCCTATGATCCATCAGGGGAAAACTTCCCCACCAAAACCATATACAGAAGCAACGTTGCTGAGAGCTATGGAAACAGCCGGAAAACAGGTAGAAGACGAAGAACTTCGTGAATTGCTGAAAAATAACGGTATCGGTAGGCCTTCAACCCGTGCCAACATTATTGAAACGCTGTTCAAAAGACAATACATCGAGAAGAAGAGGAAAAACCTTATTGCCACGCAAACCGGAATTCAGTTAATTGATACTATTGAAGACGAGTTGCTGAAAAGCCCTGAATTAACGGGTGAATGGGAATCAAAACTTCGTAAAATTGAAAGCGGTGAATATGAAGCCAATCAGTTTAAAGAAGAACTGATTCAGATGGTTTCCGAGCTTACCAAAAAAGTAGTTTACGGCAAAGGAAAAGTAATAACACTGCAGGAAGAAGAAAAAGTAGAAGAAAAGAAAAAGAGAGAACCTGCTGTCAAAAAAGAACTTCAGTCCTGGGAAGAAACGAAGTGTCCAAAATGTAAAGACCATCATCTGATTAAAGGAAAAGCAGCTGTTGGATGCTCGGATTTCAAAAACTGTGGTTTTAAAATTACCTTTGATATCTTCGGAAAAAAGCTTTCCGACAAACAACTTTTAGACCTTGTTGTAAAAGGGAAAACATCGAAACTGAAAGGCTTTACGACCCATTCTGAAGGTTTAGCGGAAGGAATTTTGACCCTTACAGAAGATTTTCAGGTACAGCTGGCTTAG
- a CDS encoding M17 family peptidase N-terminal domain-containing protein, with amino-acid sequence MKNTLKNSLNQALLIAGLVFSTLTFAQTITTNSSPTPATIGTSKIWGSVDGISMIGMVQGPSSADAQLQVACVFEYTDNDIHSAQALPANLNGLVHLDEALKGEFTKIRESGQFQGHALETLLITPPAGSMSAKKLLLIGLGDRNNFTPELMTSVAEVATREALRLGVTNFAFASDLKDAGIDSPTALVAGNVVKGIVLANRSEIYLREHNLSKTKKLEKVYLLAGPSFFEVAGGGIQNAIAEVKKK; translated from the coding sequence ATGAAAAATACACTGAAAAACAGCCTAAACCAGGCATTATTAATCGCGGGATTAGTATTTTCAACACTGACTTTTGCACAAACAATCACAACGAACTCATCTCCAACACCTGCAACCATAGGAACATCAAAAATCTGGGGTTCTGTAGACGGAATTTCAATGATCGGAATGGTTCAGGGGCCTTCTTCAGCAGATGCGCAACTACAGGTAGCCTGTGTTTTTGAATACACAGATAATGATATTCACAGTGCTCAGGCATTACCTGCAAACCTCAACGGACTGGTTCATTTAGATGAAGCTTTAAAAGGAGAATTTACCAAAATCAGAGAGTCAGGGCAATTCCAGGGACATGCTTTAGAAACTTTGCTGATTACACCTCCTGCCGGTTCTATGTCTGCTAAGAAATTACTATTGATAGGATTAGGTGACCGTAACAATTTCACGCCAGAATTAATGACTTCCGTTGCAGAAGTGGCAACCCGTGAAGCACTGAGATTAGGCGTTACCAACTTCGCCTTTGCCAGCGACCTTAAAGATGCCGGAATTGATTCTCCAACTGCTTTGGTAGCCGGAAATGTGGTAAAAGGCATTGTATTGGCCAACCGTTCTGAAATCTATTTAAGAGAACATAACCTTTCTAAAACAAAGAAACTGGAAAAAGTATATCTGTTGGCCGGACCTTCATTCTTTGAAGTAGCTGGCGGTGGAATTCAGAATGCAATTGCTGAAGTGAAAAAGAAATAA